In Candidatus Desulfofervidus auxilii, the genomic window GTTACTTCTAAAAAGGGATTTTGAAAAAATTATCTTTTTATGCAATAAAAATGTGCGTGCTTTTAAGTTTTTGCGTTCCTGTCTTTATGATGTTGATTCAAGAATTTATTGGTCAGCAATAGAGGCTATAGCTAAATTAATGCAAGTGTGGTGGCAAGAGAATAAAAAAGAAAAAGTGAGGGAGTTTATACGAAATCTTTTTTGGTCTATGAATGACGAATCAGGCGGTATTGGCTGGAATGCACCTCAAACTATAGCAGAGATAATTATCCACATTCCTCAACTACTTGAACCATATGGCAGTATGATGGTTGCTCATGCCTTTGAAGAACCATCATTGGTGAAAGGTGGATTATGGGGTATTGGACGTTTAGGAGAAAGGATAAAAGATTCAGTATCCTTTTTTCAAAATGAAATTTTTTCAAAGGTTTTAAAAATAAATGAACCAGAAACACTAGGGCTTTTTGCCTGGGCAATGGGAGAAGTGAGCTTTAAACCAGCTTTGCCTTATTTAAAAAAGTTATTAAACTGCTCAGAAAAAGTGAAAATCTATGTTCAAGGCAAGTTTTGGGAAAGGAGGATAGCTGAGTGGGCTAAAGAAGCAGTGAAGAAAATAGAGAAATGACGTGAATTAAAAATAATTAAAGTCAACTATAAGCAGATTCAGGATAAATTTAGAGAAAGGATTTATATAAGAAAAAAAAGAGGGATGTGGTAGAAGCCAGATGAGTCTATAGAGTTTTTGTGGCTTAAAAAGCAACTTATCATGGATTAGAAGGGCAAACGTCTTTTTTAACAAAAATCAATCGCGGATTTTGGGAAATGTTTTGACTTAATCATTTACTCTGAGTATAATAAGAGAAGTTAGGAGGAAGAAGATGAGAGAATGTATTTTTTGTAAAATTGTTCAGGGTGAACTCCCAGCGATAAAGGTTTATGAAGATGAGAATGTTTTAGCATTTATGGATATTAATCCACTTAATGATGGTCATACACTTATTATCCCAAAAAGACATGTAGAAACTATTTTTGAAATTACTCCAGAAGAATTAAGTGCAGTGATAAAAATAGCTCAAAAAGTTGCACATGCTATTAAAAAAGGGCTTAGTCCAGATGGTCTTGTTGTAATACAGCTTAATCAAAAAGCAGCAGGTCAAGTAGTGCCTCATCTTCATGTCCATCTTATTCCTCGTTGGGAAAATGATGGTCTTCCTATAGCTCGCTGGGAGCCAATACCTGGAGATATGAACAAAATAAAAAATATAGCCGAAAGAATTAAAAAGGAGTTATAAAATGTTGAGATTAAATGATGTTTTAGAGATGCCTTCTTTAAAGGATAAAAAAGTATTTTTGGTTATCACTGATCAACATAATTTTGCCCAATTTATGCAGACAAGTTTTGGCAGCTCTGCTATTGTTATTTCTCTCCGACCTGAAGAACAGGCTTTAGTAAAAACATTAATGCGTATTTATAAAGATAAAGCTGAACTAGAAAAATTTGTT contains:
- a CDS encoding HIT family protein is translated as MRECIFCKIVQGELPAIKVYEDENVLAFMDINPLNDGHTLIIPKRHVETIFEITPEELSAVIKIAQKVAHAIKKGLSPDGLVVIQLNQKAAGQVVPHLHVHLIPRWENDGLPIARWEPIPGDMNKIKNIAERIKKEL